Genomic window (Arachis hypogaea cultivar Tifrunner chromosome 13, arahy.Tifrunner.gnm2.J5K5, whole genome shotgun sequence):
TTGGACCTGATGGGTGCTAAGAGAAGGCTTTTGACCCATTTTATACTTTCCTTTTCTAATCACTTGAGTCCAACCTTTCAAATCCTCATGTTGTGCATGGTCTACATGAACAGCATGCAAATCACTCTCCACCAAATCCGGGACAGTAACATTTACAGTCTCATCTCCAAGATTCTTGCCAAAATGAAAACTTGCCTTTTCCACATGTACTGGAttttttgaatttgagctttCTGGCTGCTTTGCTACATCGCTGATCACCTTGACATTAGTTCCTCCTCATGCATTGCTGTCAGTCTTGCACACCTTCATATCATGACCAAACTTGAGACAGGAGCCACAAATAAGGTGAAGACTTTCATATTCAACCTCATATTCAACACCTTCAACAAGAATCTTCTTAGTCACTGGCAATCCTAAATCTATCTGAACACAGGCTCGAGCATATCGTCCTCTTTCAGCTAATTTTGTTGCCAAATCAACCTTAACGGGAATGCCAACTGCAGCCGCAACACGGAGCATTGCATCTTCTTGGTAGCACCAAATTGGTAATCCGAAAATTCTAATCCACACTAAAGTTGCTCCAAAAAAGTTTTCACTTGATCTAAACTCTTGATCCCAAGGCTTCACAGCCACATAATTTCCCTCGATCATCCACGGACCTCCTAAAAGAACCTTTTCTCGCTCCTCAGCTACATCAAACTTCACAAGAAAGTAGTCAAATCCCacgtccaataaatcaaaacctcCCTTAATCCTCCATACCGTTCGGAGTTTATGAGACAATGCAGTGTAGCACCTTAATCACTATAGCATCCTTATAAGGTTCTGCCAAGCAATTCTTAGCTTCTTGGGTAAACGTGACACTCGGTGGCAAGAGATCTCCTTGCTTCCCAGAAACTACCGCAATGTTATCTCCCGATAAAGTTTCAACAAGTGAAAAAGCTTTAGCAATCTTGGAACCCACAACTTTGTCCCTGAAAGAAACCTTCAAAGGCTTAGAAACCCCTCCCAAAATATGATCCTCCTTTTTCCCTGATGCAATCCCTCCCccactctcccccttatctcttccgcCGACATTATCGGCTGCCtcaccgtgtttcaccctcaaaGTCTCTTCCCCGCTCACTTCCACCGCTCATCTTCGATTTCTAAAATTGTACAGAATACGGAGTACGTACTCCCACTAAACCCTAATTTTCTAATTCGAACTATCGATTAGTTGAACAGCTGGATAAAAGTGCGTTATTatctatttgtatataaatatatattatttaatttattttatgtatattttatattttaatatatatattttatattgataattaatttttatgtttaattttaatatatatttaatagagtttaattttgatatcatAATCATACAATTATATTTGTCTTTATAGATGATTAAatatacgtataaaattattttatactctatttaatataattgttaattttttatggCCGAATACTCCTGAAAATGACTGATCGGATCggtttagaaaaatatcttttaaattcctCTGATCTTCTCCTAACACTTAGTTCATCGAGTATGGATCAAATTAATTCAGATGAATATTGTTATTGTACGTCTTACAAAAGTAATAGATGAAAATATTCTCTTAATCAATTTTAGGTACAAACCAATCGTGCTTTCTTAACTTGATGGCATAGTCTCTTTCTTCGCTCTTCAGTTCTCTTGCCTCCTCAATTTTTCTTAGTTGCACAAATGCGGCCTGTGTTTGCTAACACTGCATATAATACGATTCATATACCCAACTCTATAATATGTCTCCATTAATTTGCTTAGTTAACTCAGTACAACACTGGCAAAGGCTTGttatttttacattattattCAAAACTTAATAAATGAGTGAAATTTAGAATTATAGCAAAAAAGCAATAAGATAGATAGTAtgagaaaaagaaatatttttataaaaaaggcAAAAACAAAAATCTCTTTGTTATAGTGAACATGTAATCTGTGATGAACAGGGAATGATGAAAGAAAGCAGAAATAGAGAGAAGCTAAGGACAAGATGAATATAACTAGCAAGGTAAGTTTGAACTGGGGATTCATGTTCCAAAATTAATATTTTCCAATGGGTATATATAACATAACATAACCCCCAAATCATTTTGTTCtgctaatttaataatatttatatacacTCATGCAACTAAAAGAGGGAGAGTTGTcattttattgattaattaacAGAATAGAATGCCCTTGTTGCTCTTGATTGATAGAGTTCCAAGCGGCTCTTTGCTTCTGGCAAGAGCGCTTCGATGTCAGGGTCAGCCATCAAATGCCCCTGCTTGGTGCACCATTCAAGAACAATAGGAACATCTTCTTGCGCAAGAGCCTCACTCTTGGGCACATGCAACGCCACATAACACAAAAGAATCACCGAAGGAATCTGCACCGACTGCTCGGCGAAATAAACCAGCTGGACCAAGTGCTTTGCGCCACCAGCTTCGATTATGGCGCTGCGCGTGTTGTGCAGGAAGTTATCCGTACAAGCGAATTTGTTAAGCGCAATCACAGCTTCCACTGAAACTTCCGGTTCTCTTTCATCTAGAAGCTTCACCAACGGCTCTATGAACCTTGTCTCCGTGGCTCTGAACGTCCTTGCCAGATTTCCAACGGCTCTGACGCACGGTATGAGCAGATCGCTATTGTCTCCTTTCTTGATGACGTTGAGGAACTGCTCCACCACGGCTTTGGCCGCCGGGGAAGTCGGTTTGAAGGCGGAGCGTCTGAGATCGGGGTGTTCCTCTGCCACGGCAGTTATCTCCATCAAGGCCAGAGCTGAGTATCTACGAAGCTCATCCGTGCCTTTCTCTAAGAGAACCGCAAAACAGAGAAGAGCACGTGATTCTGTTATGTTGTTGCAAATGGAGAGGTTTCCTTTACAGAGCTGCCATAAGGCTCTAGCTGCCATTGCCTTCATCTCCGCCTTAGTATTGGGGTCCTCATACTCCCTCCCGCCGATACTACTCGTCCCTGTTATAGTATTCATATTCATATTTCCACCGCCATCACTAACCACCTTTGGGTTAATGTTACTGGTATGATCCGTCATTGCTGGAACTGTGGGTTGGTTACCCTTAACGGCATTAACCAAATTCTGCATCTGTGTACTTGCTTGGTTGGCTCCCATGGGATGAGAGGGGAAGTGATCCTGATTTGAATTCATCATCTTATGCTTGTTGACAACGGCGTATTTACTGTGCTCTTGAATGGTTTCGAAAGCCAGATGGCTAACCAGCAACCTTATGCAATTGTTCTGTGAGAAATGATCTTGGCACTTTGGGTGATTCGCTGCTAATTCAGAAATTGCCCAAGCCACCTCAATTTGAACCTTCATGTGACCGTCTTTCAGGATTTTGGCGAACACGGAGGAAACGCCGGCGTTAACGATGTGCTCCACGCTCTCTGGATCCTTCCCGAGTAAACCGATGGCTCTTGCTGCGTTCTGTTGCCCTTCTAACTTGCCTTCCTTCAAGAGTTTTAGAAGAGGGGGAACGCCGCCTTCTTCCAGGATGAGTTTGCCGTAACGGTCGTTGTCGCGAGCCAGGGAAACAAGGGAGGCTGCGGCGTCGGAGCGTTCCTCCACGGAGCCGTTTGAGAGGAGGTTTGCGATTTGTTCCCAGATGAGGCAGAGGATGGGCTCGTTGGAGGCGATTGGAGGGAGTCCGAGGTACTCGTCGTCGCGCTCGTCTGCGGAGGCGGAGACGCGGAGGAGCCACTGGACGTCGCCGATGGAGTTTTCCAACTGCATGGATATTTTTTTGAGTGCGGTGGTGGGGATGATGGTGAAGAGGCGTTTGATGAAGGTGTTGGCGCGGCATTTATCGACGAGAATGAGGGCCTTGTCGAGGACCTGCTCGGTGTCCTCGATGATCCGGCGCGTCGGCCTCTCGTACAAGTCGTTGCTGTTCCTGGCGGCTTGGCGGAGGAGGGCGGCCAGCTTATCGGTTTTGGCCTTGATGTCGAGGCAATCGCTGCGGAAATTTTGCGCCTCTTCCGCCATCTTGGAGACCGTGTCAGCCATCTGAATCGGGCTGGCCAGGATCTCCTTCACTATGCTCGTCATGGTTTCGCCAATttacagcaaaaccaacaacgtAACTAGAAGATCAGATCACACACCCGTCCCTACAACGATTCATATACGTGATGATTGCGAATATCGAAGGCTTAATGCGTTACGTTTCGtttattaattaaaagtaaaatggGAGCGGTTTCTTTATTTTGCATTGTCAAGGGGGATGGAGATACGGATGCATACTAGAAGGTGAGGGCGGCAGAGAGTGGCGGCGGTGTTGGAGAGGGGGAGGCGAGGGCTTGGGAAAAAATGATGGGATGGCGAAACGGGTTTTTCTGCAACAAGAATACCATGTGAGAATTTAGGGCCCGggaaaagatgaaaatgatgtcGAGCTATATATAGTGGTTGGCGAATGGAAGGTGGTTCAAGTGTCATGCAGTGGGCAGTggggaaaaataaagataatgttGGCCTTATTCTTACGGTGGTACACTTATATTATTGTGCATGTCTCAGATATACATACATATAGAGATGTTCCTCTTATCTTACCGTCATGCTCTTTCatcttacaaaataaaatgatgaTATACATCCATGTCTTTATACAAAAATAATACAATAGGCATGTAAACGTCATGAACatgtattatattaattaatttagttaaatgtATCAAtttgtttaacaaaatttaattattttatataaacacattaattatcatatatatatatatatatatatatatatatatatatattgcttatgtataatttttattattaaaagttaataaaaaataaatcagtcATGTATAAAAAGTGATAtaagtataatttatattattaataagaaaaagtatagggtaccaacatattatctgccaacttctgctaactcttatttataattgtgtttcatagaagtgtgttcgtggatgtgtctaataattaatatattttaaatacatatataaagagacacattcagaaaatatatctataaagacacttttattaaacacagctataaaaaagacattCTTATTAGACATATCCACGAACACACTttcatgaaacacaattataaataagagttggcagaagttggcagaaccGTATTAATAAAAATGTCTTAGTATGTCTCTTAAAAGTATATCCTAAAGGTCATTTAGTATTTGAAAAATTACTCCATCTTTAAATtagttattcaaatttttttaattaaatttatctttaaaaaatttaaaattagtcaaATTAATCCTTGTTTATAACATCAGAGATATGACATGTTAAGTAACATGTCAGTATACACCTTAAAATCTTAGTTGATTACTAATATGATGTGTTTATAAATTGATGAATTTTAATGTCTCAAAGTTCTctctaatttaaaattgatttaatcTAATTATAAAAACTTGTCATATTAACAGTTAATTAGAACTACTAAATATGTGCTATGTTTAGTGTGATATCACTTACCAAACTACATCATTAAATTTTAATGTTAACAACAAAAATGAAGGACTAATTCAACtaacttcaaatttttaaaaaatgaatttaattaaaaaaattttcaaaaattaatttaaaaaatgagtgatttttcataaataattttgACCTAAaggtattataaaaaattattttgttaaaaattattaaaaattattttattaaaatttattaattttttttttatattttagtataataaatatattaacaattttaaaaaaaattattatcatactattaaaatatattcttattatataaatcAGCTAAATTCTTAAAGATAAAATAATGCatcgtaattttaaaaaaataaaataaaggaaattatTATTGGAGGAAAAGTCACGTGACCTTTATCATTCATCTGGCTTTCGTAATGCTTGCGTCATATTAATGCTGCAATGGACGGAGTTAAAGCAATTAGGCAAGGGCAACTAGCAAATCACGTGCTTATATTTTGccgaaaaaaattatattcactaaaattagtcaataatataaaatatatgttagaatataaatatatattaaaaataaattaaattatatatatatttataatatattgatgattaattttagtatataaataatatttttaagtaatttattATTGATGAATAATTAATTCACtaattattttctatttcaattagttaaaaataaaaaaaggctcTGTTTGGGGTCAACAGTTACTTATACTAAGAAATTTACAAAATTCTGCACTAACATCTATTTTTTTAGGAGTAATGTTCGATAATCAATATTATACTAACTAATTTTAATCGATATTATCATAAGTTATCAAATaagattaatataaaatttactaaaattaaatttttgttgagtttaaatttaaaataattttttaattaaattttaaatattttttcttatattaaaAATTGCTATAATATTAGATGCATAGTGTTAATTCTCAAGACTTTTTAATTATCATAGTTAGTAATACATTTGTCCTGCAATTTTTTTGAGGAAGCAAATAATCAACCAGAATGACAGTCGTTTATCTCAAtaccaaaattaaatttataatttcaagttatatacttgtttatttacaaaaatattaattagtacGCATAGAAGTACTACTGTTCAACCAAATATTTGTATGtgcacaattttatttttaagataataaataatggaatcaatttttttattgatataataatatataagattaGATTTTTGTATAAATTACGCTATAATTAAACACAATTTAAACCCTTTTTACTAACCCATCCATTGTTCTTCACATAGATCAACCTACTATGTGAACTACAATAATAAGGAACACTTGAACCGAAAATTTTCTATTTGAAGCACGTATTAACGTATACCATAAGAATTGAACTTATGAGATTTAAAATGCAAGATCAATTATTAAGATCATAGCTAGTTTCTATActttgaattcaaaattttacgTATCATTGCTAGCATGCATGAACTATTAAAGTTCCTTTATATATATCACAtaactgtatttttttttttcaattcttgaAATGTAAACTCTAGacaatttattaaaaaacaaaaaatttatatcatcatgactaattttagaaaaaaatttaagggCTTATGAGACTCACATGTGTATTTACCAATCAGTTATGTGTAATTAAGTTAATAACAGTAATTAATTAAAGTAAGTTTCTAGAaacaattagttagttagttattccCTCTAatgtataaaattaatatttttcattcattttcaaTATACACAATTATTCTAATTCTCTAAAATTATTGGTTCAACATGATCCTGAAGAATGACAGATCCTTGTGCGTTCAATGCGGATTGCTCAGATACACAATGAACAAATGTTACAAAATACATGGATATCCTCCAAGCTATGGCAAAGGAAGAGGAACCAAACCGACTGCATATAATATCACTAATAGCTTCGCTGATACACATTGTCAATAAGCCAATTCGAGTCTGACTTTGAATGCCACCCAAATATGACAATTAATG
Coding sequences:
- the LOC112737037 gene encoding uncharacterized protein; this encodes MTSIVKEILASPIQMADTVSKMAEEAQNFRSDCLDIKAKTDKLAALLRQAARNSNDLYERPTRRIIEDTEQVLDKALILVDKCRANTFIKRLFTIIPTTALKKISMQLENSIGDVQWLLRVSASADERDDEYLGLPPIASNEPILCLIWEQIANLLSNGSVEERSDAAASLVSLARDNDRYGKLILEEGGVPPLLKLLKEGKLEGQQNAARAIGLLGKDPESVEHIVNAGVSSVFAKILKDGHMKVQIEVAWAISELAANHPKCQDHFSQNNCIRLLVSHLAFETIQEHSKYAVVNKHKMMNSNQDHFPSHPMGANQASTQMQNLVNAVKGNQPTVPAMTDHTSNINPKVVSDGGGNMNMNTITGTSSIGGREYEDPNTKAEMKAMAARALWQLCKGNLSICNNITESRALLCFAVLLEKGTDELRRYSALALMEITAVAEEHPDLRRSAFKPTSPAAKAVVEQFLNVIKKGDNSDLLIPCVRAVGNLARTFRATETRFIEPLVKLLDEREPEVSVEAVIALNKFACTDNFLHNTRSAIIEAGGAKHLVQLVYFAEQSVQIPSVILLCYVALHVPKSEALAQEDVPIVLEWCTKQGHLMADPDIEALLPEAKSRLELYQSRATRAFYSVN